The Lathyrus oleraceus cultivar Zhongwan6 chromosome 5, CAAS_Psat_ZW6_1.0, whole genome shotgun sequence genome includes the window aaaatgaatggaccatatcttgccaaccacacatgagaatttcaagttcttggactttttggaatggtgagatcaagatcgtcaactttcatgttggacaaaattccatttgaagcttgtatgatgaagtaagtttggggagaaaaactttccattttgggcagctaaaattacaggtcacctgccattttaggaaacttcttgtctgacctccaattcttcaaccttggtctttgatatgtcaaacgagacttatatggacatgaatgaggccttttaaaccatctcacaccttccaatccataaaatcaggcacatttgaccacaattgactttctatggttccagctgaaattcagcttgactgatgagctttgatcatccaatctttggccaaaccacttcacaatgatctttagaccatatgaacttgataaatcaaccatagggctttgttccaatggaaatagcacatgcttgcttgtttgactgattctcctgaccagtttgacctaattcttctgaatggcttgcacttgagcaaatggacaatgcaatgttatgcagtggaccatgttatgttaatgacctaacatgaaatgaatgtacaaaaggtagggtgcaaatttgaggtgctacacatagtaattaggttacataatcaaaggtcttttcactaaggaattaggaatagataaTCTGGAGGACCGGACTTAAttggacaggaatattgtctaaaccttcataaattatatctgttgaaagaagtttcattcaccaaaccctagcaatcttctctcatttgtatctcgctcaacctttttacttgttttatttatctGCAATTGGTAGCATAATTaatcacaacacaaaaaccaaaggcttttgtctaattgaaacaatctataaactctgtgtcgtcaagcagtccttgagatcgacaaacggggaatttcccttttatttctacagtgagaaaaatagtacacttgctattttcccatcaaggactctttggaaatcttagatcaagaggaacaactcttatgttgaacatttttccatttggaacttggatcaaggtgaattttgaggtggaagtttggaaatttcaacatgttgaaaaagtttctaagtgtcaagccatatacctcaatgttccaccttactgaacgttttatgtgagctccaaatgagaaaagtgtcttcatcaaagttgtaactctttcaaataccttcaaaatagtcaccaatttgaaataatttgaatttagaataagagagttatgcatttttgaagttgaggaaaatcacttgttcaatggtattggtccaaaattacctataatgtatccttatatcacatgctcataaaagttgacTTAGCTCTAACTCCAAACttcaaagttgaagtagacatatttaatttgattgttcaacttggaaatttttcatatcataaaaattgagcaagttatggccttgggaagttgactttcaaattaggctttagacaaaatgacctataatgtttcaacatggaaaatgactttccaagcaaacttaTCTCTACACTTTAACATagaagttgtttgtaatgtcatttatagtaactttgctcttgtaatcattttcatatggtgaaaattgtaggagatagggtctagggggacccagttttgatcagatgaattcatctggccaaccaccatcaaccaacttgataacttgcaattatcttgactttttaggctcatggtagatcatatattcataagatgatgaattttgaagttcccctttgagaaatttgatcaattgatgaggaagcttgttgaagaagttactcaagatacccaaacaaactagggtttccaaggcaaaccaactccaaattcttgaagaaatcttgatcaaaataacatgcaaagatcattgggactcatatatgatgcttagagccattgtggatcattccttagttgtgctcttagctatgagggtctcaaaccctagatgtgaacttgatagatcaatggtgatcatgccctccctacaaaaagagttaggcaaatacaaagacatacTTTTCGTgttttggttagtgaaatgataatatacaagtatgatacaatcacatggttcttggtgatctctcccaaaacaaacccaatgaaagaggggtaaggaggatgctaaggtatgatcccaatgctaatgcatatgatgagattgcatgagggatcttagggtcaaaattggggtcttacagtggTCATTCTGGACTTACATGATTATCAGATGTATGTCTATTTGACCTTTTTTtattagagtcctgcacacttagataaattatgttagggtaccaatttgtttcatcctttgttatcgtcaaaaccttagagatgaattatagacacaaaatcttgttcttacacctttcctctgtgtaaacaacccccttacctgaaatctctagcattttattagttttgatttgaaatcttcttatctttgggttttgttcatacttttccctttttctttggaaacaataaaagctCGGTGGTaactttggttttattgacgtcaagtttatccatagcttgataaTCATGAACTTACCGCTACACTAAGGATGATGATGGAGCTCAGAGGAACAAGCAAAGTAATCTTGATTAACTCAGTCCTATAACTTTTAGAGCCCAATGTGATGCAGTGGAAGTTGATTCAGAGTATTGTCTGTCTCAACCTTCAATTATTCACTTTGTTCCTAACAAAGGTCTTACTGCTAGTGAATTGGAACAAAATATGGATGTTGTTGTTAAATCAAGGTCCAAGGATGTCTCCCTTGATGTGGAATTTGTTGAGGAAACTCGCAAGGAGCTCAAAGGGGTTACTTTCTTGCATtaatctcttcatgaatcataATCAACTTAAAGTTATGTTCTAGAACTATCATGGAGTGGGCAATAAGGAATTTGTCATTGTTTGTAAGCATTATATTAGGGAGAATCATCCTTATATCTTCATCATAATGGAGACCCGCATAGATCCTAGCTTTCTTTGTAAAATGTTTTACTACTTAGGTTTTGATGGTTATCTTTATTCTGAGAATCAAGGCTATGTTGGGGGGATTGTTATGGGTTGGAAAAGTGATCTTCTTCAACTCATTCTCCTGCAAAAGCACTTTCAATTTTTGCATGTGAGAGTTTACAGTGGGGATGAAGCTTCTTGGAATCTTACGGCTGCTTACGCTAGTCCCAAGCCTAAACGGAAGAAGGAATTATGGCAAAAGCTCATAAAGGTAGATACTAAGTATGATATTGGTTGGGTTTTAGGTGGGGATTTTAATGATATCAAGGATAAATATGAGAAACATGGTGGTGTCCCCCTCTTGGATAAGAAGCGATCCTTGTATGATAGATTAAATGAGTGCAAGCTTTTTGATGTTGGTGCTACAGGTCATAAATTCACCTGGCGTGGTGTTATTGGTCATGGAGGTATGCATGTCTTTGAAAGGTTGGATATGGATATTAGTAATGATATATGGCGGTTGCAATTTCCTGATTCCTTTCTTAGGGTGCTCAATAGAATAAATTACTCTGAGCATCATCCAAATCTTGTTTCTCTTTATGAGGACCAACAAAAATCTATGGCGAAGGACTTGTTCTTGGATTATGGAAAATTCCTTCAAGTTTATGATGTTGGCTGCCTGGAAGCCTGACTTAGGTATGTTGCAAAACTTGGAGGTAGTTAGGGATCATACTAAAAGTTGGAACATGCACTGGATTCAAAGTTTACTGCAGGATAAGAAAACCATTATACACATAATTGAAGGTATGCAATGTAAAGTTCATGATGTTGTTCGCCATGCTGGTCTTTAAAGGCTGGAAGCTAACTTGCAAAAAGAGCTCCACAAAATTCTTTGTCAGGAAGAATTATCATGGTTTTAGAGAGCCAAGGATCATTGGCTAGAGATAAAGATAGAAATACATGTTTCTATCATATAAATGCTCTTTAACGAAGACGTTGCAAGCATGTGCACTCCATTAGGATGCTAATGGGACTTGGTTAACTGATGCTCTTGATATTGCTACTACTTTTAGAGAAAACGTTTATCAGTTGTATACCTATGACACTGATTTTAGTGAAATTTTTACGACATTTCATTTGTTTCCTGCCCTTTCTGAGATTTATAAGCTTAGTCTGGTAGTTGAGCTTGTGGTGGATGAAATCAAGCAAGCAACTTTTGAAATGGAGCTTGGAAATCCCCGGGTCTTGATAAATTTCCTGCTAGATTCTTTCAAACTTCTTGGGATATTATTGGTGATGATGTGTGCCAGTTTATCATGCAGTTATGAAGGGATCCTGTGAAAATTCTTGAGATTAATTGCACGGATATTTGCCTCATTCCTAAAGTCCCTCAGCTAGAGCTTATTAGCTAGTTTCATCCTATTGCTTTATGTAATGTTGTTTACAAGATTCCGAGTAGGTTCGTGGTTAACAGATTGAAAGGGCTTATGGACTCAATCATCTCTCTAAATCAAACTGGATTTATTCCTATCAGGAACATCCAGGATAATATCGTGGTTGCTCAAGAAATTTTGCACACCGTGCACCATTTAAAAGGCAAGTCATGTTGTTTCTATATCAAGGTTGATTTTTCTTAAGAGTATAATCCGGTTAGCTGGGTTTTTATGGAGAGTGTTATTATGGAGCTTGACATTCTAATTCAGTTGGAGGCTATTGTTATGAATGTTATTTCCTCTATTCAGATGCGTGTGAATTAGAATGGCAACAAAGGTAGGTATTTTAATTCCAAGAAAGGGTTACGTCAAGCTGACCCCATCTCTCAGTATATCTTTGCTCCGTGTATGGATAAATTTTCTCATTTAATATTGGATGTGGTGGATAACAAACGCTGGGTTGGCATTAAAGTGGGTAGGAAAGGTTCTTTGGTCTCACACCATATGTTTGTAGATTATCTCTTACTCTTTGATAAAGCTACTAAGAGTCAAATATCTACCATGATGGAAATTTTAGATGTCTTTTGTGCTGCTTTGGGTCAGCTTATAAGTAAGGAGAAAACTAGAATTATGTTCTCATCCAACACTGCGATGGGAATTCATAGTAAAATCGTTGCCCTATCTGATTTTAGAGAGGTTGAAGATCTTGGTTTGTATTTGAGGGTTCCTCTATCCAGTAAGAGCCCTAGTTTCAACACCTATCAGTTCCTTATTGATAAGGTTTGTGCTAAGATGAACCATTGGAAGTGTAATCAGTTGTCCTTTATTGGGAGAATAACACTTGCAAAATCTGTGATTGAAGCTCTTCCTACTTATTCATTGATGCGCATTAAAGTTCTTAAAGATTTTCATAAGAAAATCCAATGATTGCAACGTAATTTTATTTTGGGGCATATTAGGGAGGATAAGAAGATGCATATCGTTCGGTGGTAGAATATTCGCAAACCTAAGCGACTAGGGGGTTTGGGCTTAAAGCACCTTGTTAAGATGAATGAAGCGTGCCTTTCCAAACTAAATTGGAAGTTTCAAAGAGTCGAGGAGGCTTATTGGTGcaaaattccaaaggaaaagtACAGTAGAAAAGACATTGATGGTAACCATAAGGAAGTTAAATCCTATGATTCAAGTTTGTGGAAGAACTTGGATAGAGAGTAGGTAATTAATAGCAAGTTGGTGATGAGGCTATGATTAAAGCTTGGGACAACTTTTGGGTGCAGGTTGTGCTTAGGCTTCGTCGTGTTATGTTCAAGCCTGACTTGTGTGTTGCGGATACCGTGCTTATTGACTTGGTTGATATAAACGCTAATTGGAATTGGAATGTGTTTAAGTAAAACCTTCCTAGGCAGTTTATGCAACACATTTGTGCGATATCTCCTACTCTCAGGAATAGTCGACATAAGGACTAATGCATATGGAGTGGTACTGCTGATGGTTTGTTTACTATAGCTAGTTCGTATGAGTTACATATCTCTTCCGCCCATGTTGTTCATGATAGGCAATGAAGTAGAATTTGGAAGATTGTCGTCCCTGAGCGAATTCGTTTCCATGTGTGGATGATCCATGTTCAAGGTTTGAAAACTAATAATCTTCTTTTTTCAGCGTAAAATTCGTGATCAGTTTTGTGGCCATTGTAATGATGTTGTTGAGTCTCTTCTCCACGTGtttgtagcggggttttcgttacctttaggtttattggctaaaccaaaagtcaacatacaatttgagtcgccaccgcacttttatttgtccaaaggaaaggctataaagcgaacaaaagccaagtaagaagtttttcaaatcaaaaactaataaaaatgtcagagatctaggtaagggggttggttatgaaatggggaggttttacgcacccaaaatatccttagtactctaagggaaccctttttgcaaatatgtgttgtaggttggtatttgtgaaaagatttgtacaaaagattggggggatgagaagagaacatattatatttaaaaaattttgttgtttgaatggatgaactcattgcctacgtaccatcacaaaggaggatcaaaacctcgtagttcgtggtaaaaaaaaatctcaaagattggtgaattgattttaatcaaaagccttgaggtcttttgttatcaaagggagaaaactcaacctaaaccaacaatccaccatgtgaggaaggcttcaacatgccagtgaggggttaaccctataacaagcatggaaggcttataatccaacactaaggatgaggtgagatttacatcaaaccataatgataactcaaacctatgactaatgtttgaaaaggttttaacaaagtggccattggaaccacaaaacaacttgaaatgggttatatttacaagttaaatttatttacaaaataaggtcaaagttgaattaagattatttccaatgagtatttatgaaaagagttttgaaaagtcaaaggcctaaggcctaggtttctaatttgaaacaaagtcaaagttttgaaaataatttttggcttggttagagtggggagaagagagaagtGTTATccctaaagcatacaaagataggaggggaaagaaaaacccttggagttccttcttggagtcatagagatgactcaagatgctcctttcctttggatttagcacacaaacaagcaatcaataatttggattcaagctcctaggatttCCATTTagcttggctcttaacttggctactcatgacaatggtcctcttttcacaacctcaaggtgggatccctatcacacaaaagcacacataaaaaagctcacaacacaataaagggaatggacaaagaataagcTTGAGGAGAAATCCTTTAAGGTCAACTttgagttttagcattctaaaggcatgaggcctagttgctcttcaacaaattttgtattctaaaggcatgaggcctagttgctcttgaactcctttaagcatgggtaattcctaattctaagtcctttctccttttgcatttgggttcaaataaaaacaaacacaaaacaacacaagatagcaatatatttatatacaataatgggctcaaatgagcaaaagaaaaatgacataaacataaaatatatgctcaagtgagcaaagatgaaaatcaatatgaataatgagcaagaaataaatgacattaaaagtaaatggcaagaaattaaaagctcaaattaaagttagtagttagtaaggttatgttagcttgtcataagacaatgtagcgctatgttaagcaatcgtaagtggactaatgtagtagtcagacctatctgaggctggtcaataagaatataggcaaagaacactagttagaggtcatgactagtaagccaagctccataaactttccatgccaaacaaaaggggaagggccttgtattgacttttggttattttcttgaccaagaagcaacctatctttgacacaaaataactcacttgatcatggatcaagttgaatttggtttggatcaaagaaggttaaacttctcatttatcaagaccaacttcaagactttaactcattggccattgaagggaagaaagggatgaagatgaaagggaaggggtaagaagtcaacaacaaacccaattgatcaagggataactcatccttgatcaaattcattcatctttctaagTGATGATCCATAAGGActttcaaaccacaagatccaatgaatttgatcaaagttgaatcaattcaacctcaatcaacaccaaacagagGAGAAATGAAGATAATaagtcaagaagtcaatgatatttttttggtattttttgaattaaaagaaaatacaaataaaaaataaacaaaccaaaaggaacctcaaattcaattcaaagcaacttcaaaaagtccaattaaattctcataggtccaacatagtcaaacaagctttgactaattttctcacaaatttttgaaatcagaaagtaattaaaataaattaaaaacaataaaaaatagcataatatgaattaaaatctcaaataatctcaaaacaatcaagaaattgttgagactatttttcattgacttatcatgatccataaatgctatgaaaatatttttgtattttttaagtcaggaagtattttaaaatgaattaaaatcattaaaaatcaagtaattcataaaaaatatcaactgaagtcataaaaataattaaaaatcataatatgaaattagatttttcaagaaattttttggaattggtctcatatttttctgacttcaaatgaatttttaatgaatttttgaaaataaaaggaattaacagaaaataaaaagaaaatggaataaaTGAAAAATGCACAGCCATCAGATgtgtttcattaattgacgtggcacaagGCAATGGTTTAGATCTGAGGAAACACAGTACTCTTGAGTCAAACGCGCTACATCATGAATTAAATGAAGTAATCAAAACGGATGCACACGATTAGATCCTGAAATGGAGATCCAATGGCCAAGGAGCAAGACACGTGGTGGTGGTGGCGaaaaccaccgtcttctccggcgaagcaACAGAATCCGGCCACATTTTCAGAAAAATAAACTTcaatgaaaatggaaaacaaggacatggaaatgaagctcgcGTGATGTATATCATCACTGTACCAATTGATTTCCCTtactcttcctatattgagagaaagatgaaggggaaaatcatggtgtccacacggattgctcatgaaatgaagaattgaaTGCATCAACAGCTTGtctcaagtatgaggacttcagaaaaccacaaaaatacaaggatactacattgaattaggagattcagatccaaaaagtttgaatggatacctttgaattgatgaacttctggccacgaattccccaagatccttgctccttcttgatctataaatgtaatggaagtgattggctaaggaatcagactttaaaactcagctaatgatactgaatttcaagctcgaaagtagGAATAAATTTGAGTaattcctttggtgagggctatggtttcacttctgcagcacttgggatctccatAAGGTTATAGAATGAAGCTCATGGCGCCtttatttataggtgaatgcatCAGCTGGTCACACtttgttcatgtgcatggcaaatggaatttgaattgCATGTGCCTTTGTAGGtgtgtggaaggcccaatgatggctgaaGCAACTTGCTGATATCACATGAAAGTCATTTGGACGTGCACTTAGAAAGGAGAAAGCTTGTATTTCAAGTTTTAGCATACAATATCAAAATTGCACATACATGAAAAGAAATTAgaaactcacaaatggtagaTACAAAagactattgtgagtaatggttggaaagcccttgaaataaggaacaaaagtaatgttgggaaaaaaatcatttggcatgttcaaattgatcaaaactggctgggAAAATTCAGGTACAAAAtatattcaaatcattttgaaaaagttaGCCAAAAGCAAGCTTATTCAAACCCCTCTGTCCTTATGATACAGGCTTCAAATGAAGAaatctccaacataaaagttgtatacCGTTTCAATATGATCAATCTAGATGcaaattttgcataatttggagTTTTTATGACAATGTTATGGGCATTttaagttgggtactttttcaaattcaatgaattaggtccaagatgatctaga containing:
- the LOC127081088 gene encoding uncharacterized protein LOC127081088, translating into METRIDPSFLCKMFYYLGFDGYLYSENQGYVGGIVMGWKSDLLQLILLQKHFQFLHVRVYSGDEASWNLTAAYASPKPKRKKELWQKLIKVDTKYDIGWVLGGDFNDIKDKYEKHGGVPLLDKKRSLYDRLNECKLFDVGATGHKFTWRGVIGHGGMHVFERLDMDISNDIWRLQFPDSFLRVLNRINYSEHHPNLVSLYEDQQKSMAKDLFLDYGKFLQVYDVGCLEA